One Ignavibacteria bacterium genomic window carries:
- a CDS encoding T9SS type A sorting domain-containing protein gives MKTLKVLLLFFVFQSVCYAQITKVNFQAGGYVTGIYVAKNTGNISNQILYAKTDIGGIYKSTNNGVNWNFISNYTTIPTGNHTSLLKSELVTQGFAMNPEYSNYIIACWGGADFYDARDRDNKCVYYSTDGGDNWFESTFNVGSSNRPRFAGDVPHIKQGGECIQYKPDTENGIYPVFVAGLSASNTDVPRLFKSVDNGANFIRINSFDGSGFLSVNDTITSIAFAKGSNEIWIAFTHKTSGNNFGGVLRGIPNGSGGYNFTKFDLPCARRVILKKVHLGGNDYKLVVFIAYAGGGSTSTGLYKIEVNEYASGTISEGDITSSYFTNYGYSSNNMCLLSFAGSDENTLLAGRVLRPTMKSTNDGASFVGETSGNPNDPIRLYFDPNTQNTSYPRHQFPISTVTHLESGISMIVRNYNSSMTNTWYVTGGAGMIQTINNDAPTSSTLFGNKKFAYTTVGMNFPVLYDVSVNYKHFSNMYFPMSDWTMGNVGQKRAMSYSASPLEYDRQETKFGNQYDTKIPNVRRILHSTINSQPNVSYCIGGNVYDNSAFMYKRTANIYGEPSSVSQIGGTYSPFIATNRSFPDGIIDYDFNTNNDRLIVLLGPSSGKSTPNITSGLGVYRSVNGGLNWSPCSFYNAEEEDNITNNMFMNAIISAGNTFGENGYISGLFENQFNLSNSATPGEKYLYLEGFGSGTQEGGGFFMSPNYGESWEFQSNVVGNPSGDDKFKGEGCLKYADWATGPDQLFIAIKQTPDQLTNNWKRGLYSTDYDGFNTGNSWTRHSFFSSARQVDAISDKLGRKVICVYGKRDGVDAADRLYVSYDGGANFSVITDMDYVTGISSLRISRDCTPLSVWVATSDMGAFNVRLYQPYYQYACLFPIAADLVINGNMEFESDIIITDSATVTIDGNVEIKMPQDAKIIVDETAKLIVTNGSNVTFTKDDAATSWNGIEFRGSANGHLKKCTFENTSSPIRIVASDSGSVAIVDTLIIDSCTFNSGENQITIESDSITASRNIRITNNTFNLPSGGQKCIYAENVFNLLVKNNTFNIGTGSFGIHTKNSFGVDPFSEAPPTYVNIVGNTFYGGTIGMALMNSELLTYYVAENIFAGSANGYYGIITKKVNGRIKNNLFNNTNINQALRIDLSDVSLFNNAINGNEDNINVLALSTVNMSPIINGEDFVWEGGANWVTSNNANNLAFNGAGLPLLDYGKNCFNLISSTNGNHLLGVSSITDNTYMCRNNGWTHVTPERLSNIHYNSTPIVPALDPTYNCSTTPSYDGYNIANRGNGIYDTIWTSETGTLSEQDDDEIMYNQALYYQYSYDYVNAIYVNKNLIDNYLSSSYLIDAIWNLNACYGSLDTGSVNHDNLYSELKIYMTNLISSENYDEGVESAAYQVILECEAQLGDYNKAMDGYEFLVEYHPDPVIRLNASWDYEDLAELLGGGSSVKEEQLSFEEYKLKRLFRMDKIVSGDPILQKLKAKYDDKIVNKYNTAEKIVLAKKDITANDRSTIEKKIYTEQQQTIMQRSLDNIRNARLRTKAEKDKKLVEDLILSGGMSLVSDNSGNTTVPMEYKLQQNYPNPFNPVTTIKYQLPKDGLVQIKVYDIIGREVMTLANEQKTAGTYEAVFNGLNFASGIYFYRIQAGNFVETKKMMLIK, from the coding sequence ATGAAAACACTAAAAGTTTTACTGCTTTTTTTTGTTTTTCAGAGTGTTTGTTATGCTCAGATAACAAAAGTAAATTTTCAAGCTGGCGGGTATGTAACCGGTATTTATGTAGCAAAAAACACTGGAAACATTAGCAATCAGATTTTGTATGCGAAAACAGATATTGGAGGAATTTATAAGTCAACTAATAATGGTGTTAATTGGAATTTTATTAGTAATTATACAACTATTCCAACTGGGAATCATACTTCTTTACTTAAATCCGAACTTGTTACTCAAGGATTTGCAATGAACCCCGAATACTCTAATTATATAATTGCTTGTTGGGGAGGAGCAGACTTTTATGATGCAAGAGATAGGGATAATAAATGCGTTTATTATTCTACTGACGGTGGAGATAATTGGTTTGAATCAACTTTTAATGTGGGTTCAAGCAATAGACCCCGATTTGCAGGTGATGTTCCTCATATAAAGCAAGGAGGTGAATGCATCCAATACAAACCTGATACAGAAAACGGAATCTATCCTGTTTTTGTTGCTGGATTATCAGCAAGTAATACAGATGTTCCTAGATTATTTAAAAGTGTTGATAATGGAGCAAATTTTATAAGAATAAATAGTTTTGATGGAAGTGGATTTTTAAGTGTTAACGATACGATTACAAGTATTGCATTTGCAAAAGGTAGTAATGAAATTTGGATAGCATTTACACATAAAACAAGTGGAAATAATTTTGGTGGGGTATTAAGAGGAATACCTAATGGTAGTGGTGGTTACAACTTTACAAAATTTGATTTACCTTGCGCAAGAAGAGTAATTTTAAAAAAAGTTCATTTAGGTGGAAATGACTATAAATTAGTTGTGTTTATTGCTTATGCGGGAGGAGGTTCAACTTCAACCGGACTATATAAAATTGAAGTTAATGAATATGCTTCAGGAACGATTTCTGAAGGCGATATTACAAGCTCTTATTTTACAAATTATGGATATTCAAGTAATAATATGTGTTTACTTAGTTTTGCAGGAAGTGATGAAAATACACTTTTAGCTGGTAGAGTGTTAAGACCTACAATGAAAAGCACGAATGACGGAGCAAGTTTTGTGGGAGAAACATCCGGTAATCCAAATGATCCTATAAGATTATATTTTGATCCAAACACGCAAAATACTAGTTATCCACGACATCAATTTCCAATAAGCACCGTTACGCATCTTGAATCAGGTATAAGCATGATTGTTAGAAATTACAATTCAAGTATGACCAATACATGGTATGTAACAGGTGGCGCCGGAATGATTCAGACTATTAATAATGACGCTCCTACATCATCTACTTTATTTGGTAATAAAAAATTTGCATATACCACTGTTGGAATGAATTTTCCGGTTCTGTATGACGTATCTGTAAATTATAAACATTTTAGTAATATGTATTTTCCAATGTCAGACTGGACAATGGGAAATGTTGGACAAAAAAGAGCAATGAGTTATTCAGCTTCACCACTTGAATATGACAGGCAAGAAACCAAATTTGGAAACCAATATGATACAAAGATTCCCAATGTTAGAAGAATCTTACATTCTACTATTAACAGTCAACCAAATGTATCATATTGTATTGGAGGAAATGTATATGATAATTCAGCGTTCATGTATAAAAGAACCGCAAATATATATGGCGAACCGTCTAGTGTTTCGCAAATAGGAGGAACGTATAGTCCTTTTATAGCAACAAATAGATCATTTCCCGATGGAATTATAGATTATGATTTTAATACAAATAATGATAGGTTAATTGTTTTATTGGGTCCGAGTAGTGGTAAATCAACGCCTAATATAACGTCTGGTTTAGGAGTTTACAGAAGTGTAAATGGTGGTTTAAACTGGTCTCCTTGTTCTTTTTATAATGCTGAAGAAGAAGATAATATTACAAATAATATGTTTATGAATGCAATAATTTCAGCAGGTAATACTTTTGGTGAAAATGGATATATATCTGGATTATTTGAAAATCAATTTAATTTAAGCAATAGTGCTACACCGGGTGAAAAATATCTTTATTTGGAAGGCTTTGGTTCTGGTACTCAAGAAGGTGGTGGTTTTTTTATGAGTCCAAATTACGGTGAATCGTGGGAATTTCAAAGCAATGTTGTCGGCAACCCAAGTGGAGATGATAAGTTTAAAGGTGAAGGTTGTCTAAAATATGCTGATTGGGCAACAGGACCAGATCAACTTTTTATAGCAATAAAGCAAACTCCTGATCAATTAACTAATAATTGGAAACGTGGATTATACTCTACCGATTATGACGGATTTAATACTGGAAATTCATGGACAAGACACTCCTTTTTTTCTTCTGCAAGGCAGGTAGATGCAATTAGTGATAAATTAGGACGAAAAGTTATATGTGTATATGGAAAAAGAGATGGAGTTGATGCAGCAGATAGATTATATGTTTCATATGATGGCGGAGCGAATTTTTCTGTCATCACCGACATGGATTATGTAACAGGAATTTCTTCTCTAAGAATCTCGCGTGATTGTACTCCCCTCTCTGTTTGGGTAGCAACGTCTGATATGGGAGCATTTAATGTCAGATTGTACCAACCATATTACCAGTATGCGTGTTTATTCCCAATTGCAGCTGATTTAGTTATAAATGGAAATATGGAGTTTGAATCTGACATCATAATAACTGATAGTGCAACAGTAACAATAGATGGTAATGTTGAGATTAAAATGCCTCAAGATGCTAAAATAATTGTTGATGAGACTGCAAAATTAATTGTCACAAATGGTAGTAACGTTACATTTACCAAAGATGATGCAGCAACCTCTTGGAATGGCATTGAGTTTAGAGGATCAGCTAATGGTCATTTAAAAAAATGTACATTTGAAAACACTAGTTCACCCATACGAATAGTTGCAAGTGACAGTGGATCTGTTGCTATTGTTGATACTCTTATTATTGATTCCTGTACATTTAATTCTGGTGAGAATCAAATTACAATCGAAAGTGATTCAATTACAGCTAGCCGAAATATTAGAATTACTAATAATACGTTTAACTTGCCTTCCGGAGGTCAAAAGTGTATATATGCTGAGAATGTATTTAACCTGTTAGTAAAGAATAATACTTTTAATATAGGAACCGGTTCATTTGGAATTCATACAAAAAATTCATTTGGCGTAGATCCTTTTAGTGAGGCACCTCCAACATATGTAAATATTGTAGGTAATACTTTTTATGGTGGAACTATAGGGATGGCACTTATGAATTCTGAGCTTCTAACCTATTATGTTGCAGAAAATATCTTTGCAGGAAGTGCTAACGGATATTATGGAATTATAACTAAAAAAGTAAATGGAAGAATAAAAAATAATTTATTCAATAACACAAATATAAATCAGGCATTAAGAATTGATTTAAGTGATGTAAGTTTATTTAATAATGCGATAAATGGTAACGAAGACAACATCAATGTGTTAGCCTTATCAACAGTTAATATGTCTCCGATAATTAATGGAGAAGATTTTGTTTGGGAAGGAGGCGCTAATTGGGTTACCTCTAATAATGCAAATAACCTCGCTTTTAATGGTGCGGGATTACCATTACTGGATTATGGTAAAAATTGTTTCAACTTAATTTCATCTACTAACGGAAACCATTTATTGGGCGTTTCCTCAATTACGGATAATACGTACATGTGTAGAAATAATGGGTGGACTCATGTTACACCAGAACGTCTTTCAAATATACATTATAATTCTACTCCGATAGTACCTGCGCTTGACCCGACATACAATTGTTCTACAACACCTTCTTATGATGGTTATAACATTGCAAATCGTGGCAATGGAATATACGATACAATATGGACTTCCGAAACAGGAACACTTTCGGAACAAGATGATGATGAAATAATGTATAATCAGGCATTATATTATCAATATAGCTATGATTATGTGAACGCAATATATGTAAATAAAAATTTAATAGATAACTATCTAAGCAGTTCATATCTCATAGATGCTATATGGAATTTGAATGCATGTTATGGTTCATTAGATACTGGCTCTGTAAATCATGATAATTTATATAGTGAATTAAAGATTTACATGACCAATCTGATCTCAAGTGAAAATTATGATGAAGGAGTTGAATCAGCCGCATATCAGGTAATATTAGAATGCGAAGCACAATTAGGAGATTATAATAAAGCAATGGACGGTTATGAATTTTTAGTAGAATACCATCCTGATCCGGTAATCCGTTTGAATGCCAGCTGGGATTACGAAGATTTAGCTGAATTACTTGGTGGAGGAAGTTCAGTAAAAGAAGAACAACTTTCGTTTGAAGAGTACAAATTAAAAAGATTGTTTAGAATGGATAAAATCGTTTCAGGAGATCCAATACTTCAAAAGTTAAAAGCAAAATATGATGATAAAATCGTAAATAAATACAATACTGCCGAAAAGATTGTCTTAGCGAAAAAAGACATTACTGCAAACGATAGAAGCACAATTGAAAAGAAGATATATACAGAACAACAGCAAACCATTATGCAGCGAAGCCTTGATAATATTAGAAATGCGAGATTACGCACGAAAGCTGAAAAAGACAAAAAATTGGTCGAAGATTTAATTTTAAGCGGTGGAATGAGCCTCGTAAGTGATAATAGTGGTAATACAACTGTTCCAATGGAATATAAACTTCAGCAGAATTACCCGAATCCATTTAATCCGGTAACTACTATTAAATACCAATTGCCTAAAGATGGCTTAGTTCAGATTAAGGTCTATGATATTATTGGTCGCGAAGTTATGACATTAGCAAATGAACAAAAAACCGCCGGCACCTACGAAGCAGTGTTTAATGGGCTAAATTTTGCCAGTGGAATCTATTTTTATAGAATTCAAGCTGGCAATTTTGTTGAGACTAAAAAAATGATGCTGATTAAATAG
- a CDS encoding T9SS type A sorting domain-containing protein → MARDSVGNTYLLGAEANYVILLKINPAGSIVWKRHYMTQGQNWIRNVFVDKQGNINIFFTQGNLYFIKYNQNGDSIASKKLDVIFNSSTSTNIKVNENNEIYVAGTYTNIATHIKDYIILKLDINFSTIWQYKESHPLSEINNAELNDLCFDYKGNVYFCGSDALASIGDTSNIFVTKLKPTGLFEWRRDFANIQTHSYSKNILCDSKGFVYISGMYYLPSTIINAKSILIKYNSLGKLQWYKYYHDSLMTNTDFTPIDMKMDNNGNFIIGGVMYMGNGNSNGEDFLILKYSSAGVLNGDYYFGGRSQDVLYSIDIDNKNNIYATGYKWTFDSIGHSIDKKTYTVKVNSTGQTVWETTYIPPLFEGRGGTTAKKIIIDKFENIFLACDGNIIDYSTDIYCIKYNQIVNIFPPEYLQNFSLLQNYPNPFNPSTNIEFYIFESGFYEIKIYDITGKIIGKLIQKSLIAGNYKITWNAFNNASGIYFYSLYKDGKKLDLKKMILLK, encoded by the coding sequence ATGGCAAGAGATTCTGTTGGTAATACTTATTTATTAGGTGCAGAAGCTAATTATGTAATACTTTTAAAGATTAATCCAGCAGGAAGTATTGTTTGGAAACGACATTATATGACCCAAGGACAAAACTGGATAAGAAATGTATTTGTTGATAAACAAGGAAACATAAATATCTTTTTTACACAAGGTAATTTATATTTTATAAAATATAACCAAAATGGAGATTCAATTGCCAGTAAAAAATTAGATGTTATATTTAATAGTTCAACATCAACAAATATTAAAGTAAATGAGAATAACGAAATATATGTCGCAGGCACATATACTAATATAGCAACGCATATTAAGGACTATATAATTTTAAAATTAGATATAAATTTTAGCACAATCTGGCAATATAAAGAGTCCCATCCGTTATCCGAAATTAATAATGCCGAATTGAATGATTTATGTTTTGATTATAAAGGTAATGTGTATTTTTGCGGTTCAGATGCATTGGCTTCAATTGGGGATACATCAAACATTTTTGTTACAAAGCTAAAACCAACTGGTTTATTTGAATGGAGGAGAGATTTTGCAAATATTCAAACCCACTCTTATTCAAAAAATATATTATGTGATAGTAAAGGATTTGTTTATATTTCAGGAATGTATTATTTACCGAGTACAATAATAAATGCAAAATCAATTCTGATTAAGTACAATTCTTTGGGAAAACTTCAGTGGTATAAATATTATCATGATAGTTTAATGACTAATACGGATTTTACTCCCATAGATATGAAGATGGATAATAATGGGAATTTTATTATCGGAGGTGTTATGTATATGGGTAATGGTAATTCGAATGGTGAAGATTTTTTAATTTTAAAATATTCTTCTGCTGGGGTGTTGAACGGAGATTATTATTTTGGAGGAAGAAGCCAAGACGTATTGTATTCAATAGATATTGATAATAAGAATAATATTTATGCAACGGGTTATAAATGGACGTTTGATAGCATTGGTCATAGTATAGATAAAAAAACATATACTGTAAAAGTAAATTCAACCGGACAGACTGTATGGGAAACAACTTATATTCCTCCCTTATTTGAAGGGAGAGGTGGAACAACAGCGAAGAAAATAATTATAGACAAATTTGAAAATATCTTCCTTGCTTGTGATGGGAACATAATAGATTACTCAACTGATATTTATTGTATAAAATATAATCAAATAGTTAATATATTCCCACCAGAATATTTACAAAATTTTAGTTTGTTACAAAATTACCCAAATCCTTTCAATCCATCAACAAATATAGAATTTTATATATTTGAATCAGGGTTCTATGAAATAAAAATTTATGATATAACCGGGAAAATTATTGGAAAATTAATTCAAAAAAGTTTAATAGCTGGCAATTACAAAATAACTTGGAATGCATTTAATAATGCTAGCGGAATTTATTTTTATTCTTTATACAAAGATGGAAAAAAACTCGATTTAAAGAAAATGATTTTGCTGAAGTAG